The following are encoded in a window of Sporocytophaga myxococcoides DSM 11118 genomic DNA:
- a CDS encoding GNAT family N-acetyltransferase → MIFDIKHDGKSQKFFIVINGKECNLKYEKLSDQIFEVKQMFVPKNLRGQGIAGRIVEFSLNFAKKNFIKIRTSCSYIHNFIEKRREFKELLVTASKEPAVI, encoded by the coding sequence ATGATTTTCGATATAAAGCATGATGGGAAGAGTCAGAAATTCTTTATCGTTATAAATGGAAAGGAATGCAATTTAAAGTATGAAAAACTTTCCGATCAGATTTTTGAGGTCAAACAAATGTTTGTTCCAAAAAATTTGAGAGGCCAGGGAATTGCAGGTAGAATTGTGGAATTTTCTCTAAATTTTGCCAAAAAAAATTTTATTAAGATAAGAACGTCTTGTTCCTATATTCACAATTTCATAGAAAAAAGAAGAGAGTTTAAGGAGTTGTTGGTAACAGCGTCCAAAGAGCCTGCCGTAATTTAA
- the ligA gene encoding NAD-dependent DNA ligase LigA — MTREEAKLRIEELTEKINYYNDLYYQQSTSAISDFEFDKLLEELIKLEDLHPEFKKEDSPSQRVGGTITKEFKTVYHVYPMLSLGNTYSEEELIEFDNRVKKTIGTNFEYIAELKFDGVAMSITYENGILKQATTRGDGVRGDDVTANVKTIRSIPLKIKGDNIPPLFEVRGEVFLPLDSFNKINKEREDIGEPLLANPRNAASGTIKMQDSTVVAQRKLDCFVYGLLGENLNIKSHHDALIRIKEWGFNVSDSYARCKDIGEVMNYINKWEKERFKLPLGTDGIVIKVNDYKQQEILGYTAKSPRWAIAYKYKADTASTLLESIEYQVGRTGAVTPVANLLPVQLAGTKVKRASVHNANEIKRLDLRIGDTVFVEKGGEIIPKITGVNLGLRPENSIPIEYINNCPECGTPLIRKEGEAVHYCPNEKGCSPQIKGKLEHFIQRKALNIEGIGSETVDQLYAKGLVKDPADLYDLTFEKLCSLERFGEKSANNIIKGLETSKTVPFKNVLFGIGIRYVGNTVAEKLADHFSNIDALANASFEELRAVPEIGEKIAQGVVEYFAQEEHRLFIERLKKAGLQMEAQKKVIEFESNIFEGKTFVISGVFQNFSRDSIKEKVEKNGGKVVSSISAKLNFLIAGENMGPSKLEKAQKLGIQMISEDEFTNMLK; from the coding sequence ATGACCAGAGAAGAAGCCAAACTACGAATAGAAGAGCTTACAGAAAAGATCAATTACTATAATGATTTATATTATCAGCAAAGCACCTCTGCGATTTCAGATTTTGAATTTGACAAATTACTTGAAGAGTTAATTAAACTAGAGGATTTACATCCCGAATTTAAAAAAGAAGATTCGCCCAGCCAAAGAGTTGGTGGTACTATTACCAAAGAATTCAAAACTGTTTACCATGTTTATCCAATGCTCTCCTTAGGCAATACCTATTCTGAGGAAGAACTTATTGAATTTGATAACAGGGTCAAGAAGACAATTGGTACAAATTTCGAATATATAGCTGAGCTTAAATTTGATGGAGTGGCAATGAGTATAACTTACGAAAACGGCATCCTTAAACAAGCAACTACAAGAGGAGACGGAGTTCGTGGAGATGACGTTACTGCCAATGTTAAAACAATAAGAAGCATTCCGTTAAAAATAAAAGGTGACAATATACCTCCCCTTTTTGAAGTTCGAGGTGAGGTATTCCTTCCTCTTGACTCCTTTAATAAAATCAATAAAGAGCGAGAAGATATTGGAGAACCTCTACTTGCAAACCCCAGAAATGCAGCCTCAGGTACAATCAAAATGCAAGATTCAACTGTTGTCGCGCAAAGAAAATTGGACTGTTTCGTATATGGCTTATTAGGAGAAAATCTGAATATAAAATCTCACCACGACGCCTTAATAAGAATTAAGGAATGGGGATTCAATGTATCAGATTCTTATGCCCGTTGTAAAGACATCGGCGAGGTAATGAATTATATAAACAAGTGGGAAAAAGAAAGATTCAAACTTCCGCTTGGCACTGATGGTATTGTTATAAAAGTAAATGATTATAAACAGCAAGAGATACTTGGTTACACTGCAAAGAGTCCGCGATGGGCAATAGCATATAAGTATAAGGCAGATACCGCAAGTACATTGCTTGAATCCATAGAATATCAGGTGGGAAGAACAGGAGCCGTTACGCCGGTTGCGAACCTACTTCCCGTACAATTGGCAGGTACAAAAGTAAAGAGAGCTTCAGTACACAATGCCAATGAAATTAAAAGACTTGATCTACGCATCGGCGATACCGTATTTGTAGAAAAAGGTGGGGAAATTATACCTAAGATTACAGGAGTAAACCTGGGTTTAAGGCCAGAAAATAGTATCCCTATTGAATATATTAATAATTGCCCAGAATGCGGTACACCACTTATCAGAAAAGAAGGAGAAGCAGTACATTACTGTCCTAATGAGAAAGGATGTTCTCCTCAGATTAAAGGTAAACTTGAACATTTTATTCAACGAAAAGCTCTGAATATAGAAGGGATTGGATCTGAGACTGTGGATCAGCTTTATGCCAAAGGCTTAGTGAAGGATCCTGCAGACTTATATGATTTAACATTTGAAAAACTTTGCAGTCTTGAGAGATTTGGTGAAAAGTCTGCTAATAATATTATAAAAGGCTTAGAAACATCCAAAACAGTTCCTTTCAAAAACGTATTGTTTGGAATAGGTATCAGATATGTAGGGAATACTGTCGCGGAAAAACTTGCAGATCATTTTAGTAATATTGATGCACTGGCAAATGCCTCTTTTGAAGAGCTGAGAGCAGTTCCTGAAATAGGAGAGAAAATTGCACAAGGAGTAGTAGAATATTTTGCACAGGAAGAACACCGACTTTTTATCGAAAGGTTAAAAAAAGCCGGACTTCAGATGGAAGCTCAAAAGAAAGTAATTGAATTCGAAAGCAATATTTTTGAAGGAAAAACATTTGTTATTTCAGGAGTCTTCCAAAATTTCAGCCGGGACAGCATTAAGGAAAAAGTAGAAAAAAATGGTGGCAAGGTAGTCTCCAGTATTTCAGCCAAGCTAAACTTCCTGATTGCCGGAGAGAATATGGGGCCGTCCAAGCTTGAAAAAGCACAAAAACTTGGTATTCAAATGATTTCCGAAGATGAATTTACAAACATGTTAAAATAG
- a CDS encoding aminotransferase class I/II-fold pyridoxal phosphate-dependent enzyme: MDLFDKLTNDKGPLGKHSSVAHGYFAFPKLEGEIGPRMKFRGKEVLNWSLNNYIGLANHPEVRKADAEGAAKYGLAFPMGARMMSGNSNLIEEFESQISDFVKKEDTMLLNFGYQGMVSIIDAVLSRHDVVIYDSESHACIVDGVRLHQGKRFVFPHNDIENLKKQLERATKIVQETKGGILVITEGVFGMAGDLGKLREIVDLKKQYQFRLLVDDAHGFGTMGPTGAGAGEHLGVQDGIDIYFSTFAKSMASIGAFVSSTEQVIGFLRYNTRSQIFAKTLPMALVVGGMKRLELLRSQPQLRENLWNVVRNLQQGLKDAGFDIGKTESPVTPVYLKGDESEAAQLIIDLRENYSIFCSIVIYPVVPKGVLELRIIPTAMHTFEDVKQTIKAFQEVAYKLQNKLYTQKLSNISI, translated from the coding sequence TAACAAATGACAAAGGACCGTTAGGAAAACACTCTTCGGTCGCACATGGATATTTTGCATTCCCAAAACTAGAAGGCGAAATTGGCCCCAGAATGAAGTTCAGAGGAAAAGAAGTTTTGAACTGGAGCTTAAATAATTACATTGGACTTGCAAATCATCCTGAAGTTCGTAAAGCTGATGCCGAAGGTGCTGCAAAATATGGTTTGGCTTTCCCAATGGGAGCAAGAATGATGTCTGGAAATTCAAATCTAATTGAAGAGTTCGAGTCTCAGATATCTGATTTTGTGAAAAAAGAAGATACAATGCTTCTTAACTTCGGATACCAAGGAATGGTGTCCATTATAGATGCAGTACTTTCCCGCCATGATGTAGTAATCTATGATAGTGAATCTCACGCTTGTATTGTTGACGGTGTAAGACTACACCAGGGAAAAAGATTTGTATTTCCTCACAACGATATTGAAAATCTTAAAAAACAACTTGAAAGAGCTACTAAAATAGTTCAGGAAACTAAAGGTGGAATCCTTGTAATTACTGAAGGTGTATTCGGTATGGCAGGTGACCTTGGTAAATTGAGAGAAATAGTAGATCTGAAAAAACAGTATCAATTCAGATTGCTGGTTGACGATGCTCACGGTTTTGGAACTATGGGACCTACTGGAGCCGGTGCAGGAGAGCATCTTGGAGTTCAGGATGGTATTGATATTTACTTCTCAACATTTGCCAAATCTATGGCAAGTATTGGTGCATTTGTTTCAAGTACAGAACAAGTGATAGGTTTTTTAAGATATAATACCAGATCTCAGATTTTTGCTAAAACATTACCAATGGCTTTGGTAGTGGGAGGGATGAAAAGACTTGAATTGCTTAGATCTCAGCCTCAATTAAGAGAAAACCTTTGGAATGTAGTTCGTAATTTACAACAAGGTTTGAAAGATGCAGGATTTGATATTGGTAAAACGGAATCTCCTGTAACTCCTGTTTATCTGAAAGGTGACGAGAGTGAGGCTGCTCAGCTGATAATAGATTTAAGAGAAAACTACAGCATTTTCTGTTCTATAGTTATTTATCCGGTAGTACCGAAAGGGGTTCTTGAACTTAGAATTATCCCTACTGCGATGCACACTTTTGAGGATGTTAAGCAGACAATCAAAGCTTTCCAGGAAGTTGCTTATAAACTTCAGAATAAGCTTTATACACAGAAACTGTCAAACATTTCAATTTAA
- the dapA gene encoding 4-hydroxy-tetrahydrodipicolinate synthase, which translates to MSIFSGTGVALVTPFSDDDSIDFNGLKKLLDHVSQNGGDYLVVNGTTGESPTTSQDEKKQILDFVLKENKGKLPVVFGIGGNNTKEVLERIKNTNFEGISAILSVCPYYNKPSQEGIYQHYKKIAEASPVPVILYNVPGRTGINMTAETTIRLSNVKNVIGIKEANSDLKQAEEIANKSIKGFLLISGDDMTTASFGAIGGVGVISVLANAFPAHFKKSIQYTSEGKHTEAEAVIAKLGKINPLMYEEGNPVGIKEVLERKGICKSNVRLPLVKASQNLRDRILQAINEVN; encoded by the coding sequence ATGAGTATTTTTTCGGGGACCGGAGTAGCACTTGTAACGCCGTTTAGTGATGACGATAGTATTGATTTTAACGGATTAAAAAAACTACTCGATCACGTAAGTCAGAATGGAGGAGACTATTTAGTGGTAAATGGCACCACAGGTGAATCTCCAACAACCAGTCAGGATGAAAAAAAACAAATCTTAGATTTTGTACTCAAAGAAAACAAGGGCAAGCTTCCAGTTGTCTTCGGCATAGGTGGTAATAATACTAAAGAAGTTCTTGAGAGAATAAAGAATACGAATTTCGAGGGAATTAGCGCGATCCTATCAGTTTGTCCTTATTACAATAAACCTTCTCAGGAAGGAATATATCAGCATTATAAAAAAATAGCTGAGGCATCTCCTGTACCAGTAATTCTTTATAATGTTCCTGGCAGAACAGGAATCAATATGACAGCGGAAACAACTATCAGACTTTCCAATGTTAAAAATGTAATTGGGATCAAAGAGGCTAACAGCGATTTGAAACAAGCTGAAGAAATAGCTAATAAAAGCATTAAAGGCTTCCTGCTTATTAGCGGTGATGATATGACAACAGCAAGTTTCGGCGCCATTGGTGGTGTTGGAGTTATTTCAGTGCTAGCCAATGCATTTCCAGCACATTTCAAAAAATCAATTCAGTATACCTCTGAAGGGAAACATACCGAAGCTGAAGCAGTGATTGCTAAACTTGGGAAAATTAATCCTTTGATGTATGAAGAAGGGAATCCAGTAGGAATTAAAGAAGTATTGGAGCGTAAGGGTATCTGCAAAAGTAATGTAAGACTGCCGTTGGTAAAAGCTTCTCAAAATCTCAGAGACCGTATTTTACAGGCGATAAACGAAGTTAACTAA
- a CDS encoding nitroreductase family protein — translation MGNIKVHELIENRWSPRAYLSKEVENEKLQRIFEASRRAPSAMNEQPWRYVVGLKKDVNVWKSIADSLNESNQIWAQHAPVLILTLVKKHYTRNGSENTSRHYDLGQSVAYLSIQATNEGLFLHQMGGFSREKAIENLQIPEEFEPVTVIALGYKGDLNSLPPNLQEREKQMVNRFPINELVFSGWGEKLFE, via the coding sequence ATGGGAAATATTAAAGTACACGAGCTGATAGAAAATCGTTGGAGTCCAAGAGCTTATCTATCAAAAGAGGTGGAGAATGAAAAACTTCAAAGGATCTTTGAAGCTTCCAGGAGAGCGCCTTCGGCAATGAACGAACAGCCTTGGAGGTATGTCGTCGGATTAAAAAAAGATGTCAATGTATGGAAAAGCATAGCAGATAGTTTGAATGAAAGCAATCAGATTTGGGCTCAACATGCTCCGGTTTTAATTCTGACTTTAGTCAAAAAACATTATACCCGAAATGGTTCTGAAAATACCAGCAGACATTATGATCTTGGGCAATCAGTGGCATATCTTTCTATTCAGGCGACAAACGAAGGCCTATTTTTACATCAGATGGGAGGTTTTTCCCGTGAAAAAGCAATTGAAAATTTACAGATTCCAGAAGAATTCGAACCTGTGACTGTAATTGCTTTGGGCTATAAGGGAGATCTTAATTCTTTGCCTCCAAATTTGCAGGAACGTGAAAAGCAAATGGTAAATAGGTTTCCTATCAATGAGTTAGTCTTTTCCGGATGGGGCGAAAAGCTTTTTGAATAG
- a CDS encoding DUF6913 domain-containing protein yields the protein MIKKLFLRVRTYYNRKNNKAKRESLSYEESSTVGILISNENPKGNELISQFVKSLIKEGKKVVIICNSMTNNCAFDFPFTRISFSEIKWNGTYRDEKINNFIKTEFDYLYSINISPFLPFENILSASKAKCRFGIFSENNKNILEVMAELKKGEGIEALIRLMEVCTKKFRS from the coding sequence ATGATTAAAAAGCTTTTTTTAAGAGTTAGAACTTATTACAACAGAAAAAATAACAAAGCCAAAAGGGAAAGTCTGAGTTATGAAGAATCTTCAACGGTCGGGATTCTTATCAGCAACGAAAACCCCAAAGGCAATGAGCTGATATCTCAATTTGTGAAAAGTCTGATTAAAGAGGGGAAAAAAGTAGTAATCATCTGCAATTCAATGACCAATAATTGTGCCTTTGATTTTCCTTTTACAAGAATTTCATTTAGTGAAATAAAATGGAATGGTACTTATCGGGACGAGAAAATAAATAATTTTATAAAAACCGAATTCGACTATTTATATTCTATTAATATTTCACCATTTTTGCCTTTCGAAAATATTTTATCTGCAAGCAAAGCAAAATGCCGGTTCGGAATCTTTTCAGAAAACAATAAAAATATTCTGGAAGTAATGGCCGAATTAAAAAAAGGAGAAGGCATTGAAGCATTGATCAGATTAATGGAAGTTTGTACAAAAAAATTCAGGAGTTAA